The following are from one region of the Sandaracinus amylolyticus genome:
- a CDS encoding response regulator, which produces MRERILLVDDEADIVELLEYNLRQSGYTVVTARDGNTALAEIRRQRPDLILLDLNLPDVAGTEVCRRLRRDAGTSSIPIMMITARGEEIDRVVGFELGADDYIVKPFSPRELVLRIGAVLRRAATPTAATPTERILIGLLEIDVPQHRVIVEAEEIPLTALEFKLLYDLASRPGRVQTRDALLERVWGYAPGIETRTVDTHVKRLREKLGAARDYIETVRGVGYRLRAD; this is translated from the coding sequence ATGCGCGAGCGGATTCTCCTGGTCGACGACGAAGCGGACATCGTCGAGCTGCTCGAGTACAACCTCCGCCAGAGTGGGTACACCGTCGTCACCGCGCGTGACGGCAACACCGCGCTCGCCGAGATCCGGCGCCAACGGCCCGATCTCATCCTGCTCGACCTCAACCTGCCCGACGTGGCCGGCACCGAGGTCTGCCGCAGGCTGCGACGCGACGCGGGCACGTCGTCGATCCCGATCATGATGATCACCGCGCGCGGCGAGGAGATCGATCGGGTGGTCGGCTTCGAGCTCGGCGCCGACGACTACATCGTGAAGCCGTTCAGCCCGCGCGAGCTGGTGCTTCGCATCGGCGCGGTGCTCCGGCGCGCGGCGACGCCGACCGCGGCGACGCCGACCGAGCGCATCCTGATCGGCCTGCTCGAGATCGACGTCCCGCAGCATCGCGTGATCGTCGAGGCCGAGGAGATCCCGCTCACCGCGCTCGAATTCAAGCTGCTCTACGATCTCGCGAGCCGCCCCGGTCGCGTGCAGACGCGCGACGCGCTGCTCGAGCGGGTGTGGGGCTACGCGCCCGGGATCGAGACGCGCACCGTCGACACCCACGTGAAGCGGCTGCGCGAGAAGCTCGGTGCGGCGCGCGACTACATCGAGACGGTGCGCGGCGTCGGCTATCGTCTCCGCGCAGACTGA